From the Drosophila sechellia strain sech25 chromosome X, ASM438219v1, whole genome shotgun sequence genome, the window TGAAGATGTAGAGACCACCACTGCTGCGCCGGAAACTTCACCAGCTGACCAGGAGAGCTCTTCCGCTCCCGAGGAGACCACTTCCGTTCCCGAAGAGACCACATCCGCTCCCGAGGAGAGCTCTTCCGCTCCCGAGGAGAGCTCTTCCGCTCCCGAGGCCACCTCTTCTGCACCCGAGACCACTGCCGCTCCTGAAGATACCTCCTCCGCTCCTGACCAGACATCATCTGCTCCCGAGGAAAGCTCTGCTGCTCCCGAGGAAACCTCATCCGCACCCGAGCAGACATCTTCCGCTCCCGAAGAAACACCTTCCGCTCCTGCAGAGCCAGAGAGTTCTAGCTCTTCCTCTTCAGCCAGTCCTTCCACGCCGGCAGGTACCACCATTGCACCCACCCCCCCCACTTTCAAATGCCAAACGGCAGGACTGTTTCCGCACATCAGTGGCGATTGCAGCCGTTACCACAACTGCCTGTTGAATCCTGTGCTGCGACAGCTGCAGGACATCGAGCTCACGTGCCCGGAACTGACCGTCTTCTCGCCGAGCCTGGGCAGATGCGTGAGGGACTTGGCCGAGTGCCAGGCGGAGAGCTTCCCGTGCCTGTCCGTGGGCAGATTTGCCGGACTCGATGAGACCTACTACTACAGCTGCGTGGCCAGTTTGCAGGGCGGCTTCCACAAGTTCATTGTGCGCTGCTCCAGTGGCCAGAGGTTCGAGCCCCTGATCGGAGGTTGCTGGCGCTACGACTGGACGCAGATCGTGCCCGGACAGGAGGCGACCGAGATCAGCGACCTGGCTGCCATCAAGCGGGAGCTGAAGCTGTACAAGGCCGAGGCCAAGCTGCGCCTCAAGGCCCAGAAGGAGCAAGAGAAGCTGGCCAAGAAGCAGCAGAAGTTGGAGGAGAAGGCCGCCAAGAAGGCCGCCAAGGAGCAGGCCAAGCAGCAGGCGAAGGCCGAGAAGGACAAGGCCAAGGGCGAGTCCATCGAGAGCGTTGAGTCCGCGGAGTAACTGCCTCCAAATTGCGAGCTCCACGCTCCTTTTCTTCAGATAAGCCCTTCCATCTATGTTGGTCCCTTGCTCTAGTCTAGCGAAATTAtctttccttatttttttttgctttgtggcgtaaataaatatttaaaaatatgcgtttgttgttaaaatttgtttattgttattattatatagaAAAGCTTAACCATCTTATAAGGTTAAAGTGTGAAATCTTTTAAGATTTGTGTAGTTATGATAACCTTTTTCTCCAGAGAGTTAGTAACTTAGTCTAACTTTCTTTATCTCAACTAAGCAAattaatg encodes:
- the LOC6614966 gene encoding flocculation protein FLO11 gives rise to the protein MTTTTSPRETTQTTFTVRKMTGRRMSKLSTVLLFCAALLLTKSCGILALSGDGLPQSQDVGQAELWSDATTTIISPSEESSGSGGWELTTEADTSIPSEETTAGNEETTVSEEETSTDASEDVETTTAAPETSPADQESSSAPEETTSVPEETTSAPEESSSAPEESSSAPEATSSAPETTAAPEDTSSAPDQTSSAPEESSAAPEETSSAPEQTSSAPEETPSAPAEPESSSSSSSASPSTPAGTTIAPTPPTFKCQTAGLFPHISGDCSRYHNCLLNPVLRQLQDIELTCPELTVFSPSLGRCVRDLAECQAESFPCLSVGRFAGLDETYYYSCVASLQGGFHKFIVRCSSGQRFEPLIGGCWRYDWTQIVPGQEATEISDLAAIKRELKLYKAEAKLRLKAQKEQEKLAKKQQKLEEKAAKKAAKEQAKQQAKAEKDKAKGESIESVESAE